The sequence GCATGTGGCAAGCGGGCCGCGTCATCCGCCTGGAGCCCCCCATCGCGCAACGGGTGGCGCTTTTGCAGGAGGAATACCGGCACTTCCTCGCCGAGCCCGAAATGCTGCTCGCACGCTTAGCCTGCCTGCGGGAGCTACACGGGGAAAAAAGAATCGCAGCCTGGAAGGCCCTCGCCGGCGCCGGACGTTGGGACGAGCTGGTGCTCGACCTTCTGGAAAAACACTACGACCCGACTTACGCGCGTTCCATGGCCCGCCACTATCCAGCGCTCGATGAGGCCCCCCGTTTCGCGCCGGAGGACATTTCGCCGGCCGCCTTCGAGGCGCTCGCCCGCCAGATCCTGGCCGAAAATGGATACGCTCATCTTGAATCGCGCGCTGGCGGCCGTTAGGCTATAGTCACGTTTGTCTTTCATTCAGGAGTCGAAACATGAGCATCACCTGGGTCGTCGTCGCCAACGCCAGCGTGGCCCGTATCTACGAGCGCAACAAGGGACTGCACCTCATCACCGAGCTCCAACATCCGGAAAGTCGCATGAAACGGGCCGACCTGGTGACCGACCGCCCCGGCTACATGCAAAGCGTGGGTAACGGCCATGGCTCGCGTCAGCCTGCCACCGATCCCAAGACCCACGAGGCCGAGGAATTTGCCCTGGAAGTCGCCAAGCTGCTGGAC comes from Burkholderiales bacterium and encodes:
- a CDS encoding host attachment protein, which encodes MSITWVVVANASVARIYERNKGLHLITELQHPESRMKRADLVTDRPGYMQSVGNGHGSRQPATDPKTHEAEEFALEVAKLLDHERAAGKFQRLVLVASTPFMGMLKQRLHAQTAELVTDTIEKDYTKTPEREIYERLREQIVI